The Sphaerodactylus townsendi isolate TG3544 linkage group LG02, MPM_Stown_v2.3, whole genome shotgun sequence DNA segment aaccatctaatgagactcaccCTGCCTCCCtttccgtggggagggagggactttatgttattggattgctggacaCCACCTTacacttaaatttaaattcaaattttgggcttttaaatttggaataagaattggaattttttattgctgcttttatatgttattattttatattgtattttatatgttgttcaccgcccagaacccttcggggatggggcggtataaaaatcaaatcaaatcaaatcaaatcaaatcaaatcaaatcaaatcaaatcaaatcaaatcaaatcaaatcaaatcaaatcaaatcaatcaatcaataaatgtgGCCGTGACAGAATGCTCTGGAATGTATTATCCTTCAGCCAGACTTCATAGCAAGTATATGCTCACCTCAGGTGTGTACGGTTGGGAAGCCACTGGTTGAGGAATGGTAGCATTAACCCAACCATCACTCATCCATTCTAGGGCATTTCCCTGAAGACTCAGTGGTATGACCAAGTTAAGTAACTGAGTTATTAACCATTTGTGACAACTTACTGGCCCATGTGACATTACTATTAGAAATACCTGTAGATTCCTATTTAGGTCTCCATATCTATTTTATGCTTCTTGCTACATTAATATGAAACAGACTTTTTAAGAACAATCTAATGGCCATTTGCTTTGATCTTGAAGATTCACAGAAGAAATCCATGTGGACAAAAAGACATTTGGGAAACTCAAACATGAACAGTTGCCTTATGGCTTATTACTAGTTTATTACAATGAGCAACAGCCACAACAGGGTGCCTGGGTGTTCactgttgattaatgccaggtccattaataataaaaccgctgtgctccgggattatctcggagcccagcagatggacctggcctgcgtcaccgagacctgggtgcgcgagggtgagaccgttgccttaggcgaggtcgcgccaccaggtttcacgtgcctccaccagtcacgaacacagggccgggggggcggtgtagcaatgttcatccgagattccattcccttcagtgCTTCCCCCGTTCCAGAGATCACTGGCCTGGAGTGTGtcagcctggagtggttggcctcgaaGAGGATGgccgtcctcttggtgtaccggtcgcctagcgcaccgagggacagtctgccgcggctgctggaggtggtggcggactgggcactgaggttccccagacttattgtcttgggtgacttcaatgtccatgtcgacgccgcctcatgtacagcggctgcaaacctggtgtcatccatggcgacactgggcctctccttggtaagttctggccccacccatgaggccggtcacacactggatctgGTGTTTGGTCtgggggttgatatggtcgtatcctctatagatagagtgccatggtccgaccattatgccctgagggtttggatggacttgccgcgtcaaccccgtctaggcgaggggcagatttatgcccgcccgcggagacttatggatccaattggtttcctgcatgctctgcgggaccctgaacccgctggcacgctcgatgagcaggtggaggactggaactcccggctctccgatgccatcgagtctgttgccccccggcgtcctcttcgcccccgtgttcggcaggctccctggtataccgaggagctgcgccatatgaaacgggtgcttagacgactagagcgagtgtggaggagatctcgtgacgaagctgcgcgaacgtcttataggacgtttatgaaagcctatgagatggcaacgaaggaggcgaagagggctttctcctcctcctccctcgcgtccgctagctcccgcccggctcaattgttccgtataattcggtccttgacctccttatcggaagggtctacaaattgtcgattggttattagctgtgaggcattcatgagcttttttacGGATAAAATCACGTCGCTTCGCCAGGACCTCCCCgccacattatctacaattagtgaactggaggctcccttgccgtcttcaggcccaagtttggcccagttctccctgctctccgaagcctctgtcgacagggccttggctgctgttagacctactacctgtcctctggatccgtgcccctcctggctcattaaagcttgccaggcggagctacgaccccatctgttgaacatcatcaatggctcccttgagcaaggagtctttccggatgggttgaaggaggcagtggtccgcccactcttgaaaagaccataattaaatcctggcgatctggccaattaccgccccgtttcgaatctttcgtttctggggaaggtaattgagagagtggtgttggagcagcttcagggcttcctggatgacgccgccttcgaccccttccagtccggcttccgtgctgggcacgggacggagactgctcttgtcgccatcacagatacactccgtatgcagcttgaccgaggcggatcggcgctgctggttttgttagatcttaccgcagcgtttgatatggtcgatcacgaccttttgacccaccgcctggccatgtctggggtacggggcactgtccttcagtggattgcctcgtttctccgggcccggagccagcaagtgtggtgcggggatgaagcctctagGAAGTGCCCGCTTAATTGCggagtaccccagggggcactactatccccgctattatttaacatctatatgcgaccacttgctcagctggtacggagttttgggctgatctgtcatcaatatgccgatgacactcagctcattctgttgatggaggcgggagcagttgccgcccctgcggctctacagcattgtttggaggcggtagctggttggttgcagcagagcaggctgaaactgaatccatcgaagacggagatcctatggctgggccgtgagggagaggctcgggatttccagccgccggtgtgggagggggcctcattgcgCCCGGCCTCCTCCTTTCGAGtctgggggtccatctggattacgtctctttcaatggagacccaggtggcccagacaacccggactgcgtttttccagcGGCGTCAGGGCCGGCGGgtggcccccttcctcccccaaacggacctagccaccgcggatccatgcaacggtcacctccaggctagactattgtaacttcggctctcatgggccttcccttgcgtttgattggaaactaaagctggtccaaaatgcagctgcgcgcctgctcacagggctttagagagcatatccagcctgtgttagcgccagctgcattggctcccgtttgaattccgaatcatcttcaaggtgtggattctgacctttaaggcattacgcggtctgggaccctcgtaccttcgggaccgcatcaccccatatgtccctactcggcctctgcgttcagcagaggccaatttgctggtggtccccggcccctcaatgatgcggctggcctccacacaggcctggactttcacagcgctggccctggcctggtggaacaccctcccaccaactgtccgggccctgcgggactttggtgagttccgcagggcctgtaagactgtgttgttccaccgggcctttggagtgtccagctgctgatatggctcctgctttggcactggtacaacaagagctcctcatattgaggggcctgccgtcccccccttcttggggtgagtttttaaattgagcctggacgcctcttgtttaatttgctaattgttagccgctgtttttatgtattttaagatgttttattgatggagcctatgtttgtattttactggatttgctcctttttattgtttatatattatgttgttcaccgcccggagccctttggggatcgggcggtatagaaattgaataaataataataataataataataataataataataaataaataaataaataaattaattaattaattaattaattaattaattaattaattaattctccTAACGATTCAACCTAAATTGTAAaccatttcttccttccctcctgcatCTTCTGGATAATAATACTGAGTTATTTTACAGGATTTCAGTATGAACCAATGAAATaatgtatgttttttaaaaaatccatataaaGGTGCATTAGCGCAAAATCATTTCCATCATACGCATATCTGCCCACTCTTCAAATCTTATTTCCCTAAAACAGTGTGGAATCTACTATCAGAGAAAGGATCATTGGAGACTCAAGACTTTAGAAACATGACATCCTGAGTCAGCTGGACAacactagacaacacagtatcaacagtagagacctttaaatttctaggctccatcatatctcatgacctaaaatggacacctaatatcaaaaatgtcattaaaaaagcacaacaaagaatgttctttctgcgccaactcaggaagctcaaactgcccaaggagctgctgatacagttctacagaggaatcattgagtctgttatctgcacctctataactgtgtggtttggttctgcaacccaacaagatcgacacagacttcagagaataatcagaactgcagaaaaaacaattgctgctaacctgccttccattgaggacctgtatactgcacgggtcaaaaaaagggctgtgaaaatatttactgacccctcgcatcctggacataaactgtttcaactcttaccctctaaacgtcgctacagagcactgcacaccaagacaactagacataagaacagtttttttcccgaatgccatcactctgttaaacaaataattccctcgataatgtcaaactatttattatatatttattatataattactgcactacttttttcatcattcctattacccatctcctcccaattatgactgtatgactatagcctgtgctgacatttcattttattttatgattttacattttatgtttttattactattgattgtttcctgattgcttactagacctatatgacaatcattaagtgctgtaccttatgattcttgacaaatgtattttcttttatgtacactgagagcatatgcaccggagacaaattccttgtgtgtccaatcacacttggccaataaagattctattctattctattctattctattctattctatctgtACCTAGCTGACTCTGTAAGGGATTATCCACAAACTATTGGAATGCAAATTGTGCTGCATTAATTCATGGAATTGTACCACCTTTGCACCCAGGTGTGCTGTTAACAACTACCTCTAGAGGATTTATAGGCCTTACCGTCTTGAAGTGTGTGGGGCAGGTGGGTTTCAAACCACTAGTTATCAAGGGCTGTAACCCTGAGACACCCTTGATTCAGCTTCCGGTGCTTTGTGCCAGGCGAATGTATTTTGAAAGTTGGCTTAGTTTGAAGCATTTTCTCCCTTCTCTGGGTTATGAGGCTGGGGAGCACTTTGTTTTTATTAGGAAAATGCATTTGTGCCTGACTATATTGTTTTTATCTTGAAGTGGGCAGAGCAATAGGAATTCGCTGAAATGTCTGCTCTCTTGATATGTTGTAACAACGTGATTTACTTTCTCAgcactgagaattttttttttaaaattagaacagAAGTTTGCAGGTAcctaaacctttttttaaaaaagcaaaacaattgtATTGACTGCTACTTGATCTCTGCTGTGTCAGGCAGAAAGGAGAGAGGCAGGAAGGACTCACATGGATCTGTAGGAAACAGGATGGTTCAGTCTCTGACTATTTTTCTGTGTTGACAAGTTTTACCAGAACCCTATATCTCTCTTTAAGGTAGGGCTACTGAACTCAGTAGACATAGCTTATGGCATTCCCTCCACAAACTGCCATATGTTTTTAAAGTTTACAACTAAACATAGTTTCATAAACTTCAGTGCCGTGCTGACCCACAGGGAACGCCACATGGAGACAATCCCTTAATTGAGCTGAACCTGCATagtgcagcattctgtactacAGTTAGACCAGTTCTCCCACAATTTGGTATATAAGCAGCATTTTCCTCATTTTGGTGATCACAGTGTCTCTGATACTAATGAGTACATTAAGCTACACAGTCAGACTAATTACTGCCCTTTGCAATTAAGAGATTATTCACCATTGGTTTCCACAAGTTATTTTGCTAAATAGTCTGTCAGAAGAACAAATTTGAAAAGTAAATTGTAGtattaaaatgaaattttataTACCCATGACTTACaatccctttctctttctgtgaTTCCTGCCTTGGCTAATATACTATTAAGCATACTAAACTGTCTACCCTAAGTATAAAAAACTCTTTTCAGCTGCGGTTTCCTGGCTGTTATACCCATTAAGGCTTAAAATGCTACTGATGAGTGCTGAGTAAACAGAAAAGCCATCCAGGATTTATTCCTGGGTGAGGAAGCTGACCTCATATGCATTGTCAAGATCTGGTTGGAGGAGGTATTTGATTGGTCTTCTATCCTTCTGGGTTCTCACTACAGCTCATTGGGCAGGGAGATGGAGTTGCTGTGGTTCGTCAAAAATTTcttgtgtctttttttaaatgtcagcCATCAATATCCCAATTTTAAGTGTTTGGACTTAGTTGTGCCCAAGCTGGTTTCAGATATTTATTCGGTATACCAGAATTCTTGTTCTTGGGGAACTTCACTGTCCATGAAAAAAATTGAAGATATCCAATTTGATTTCTCTCCCacacttcttcctttcctcttcccccatttccttcctttcctcttcccccatTTCACATGACTACCTGTTGATATTATCTAGTCCCTCCAGTTCATCCCCAGATTCTGGTAGCTATCTCCTCCACCATTCTCCCTGCTCTTCACCACAACCTCTAGTGCATTCAATACTATTTCCACATTCTCTTCTATCCTTTGCCCCCACAGTTCTAGGGAATTCTTTTTACTCTTACTGCCTCTGCTTTCTCTCTTCTAACTTCTCTGTTAACCCCCTACAATTCAACTTCTATCCTCTGCACTCCACTGCAACTGCTCTCACCAAAGACCCTCTCTAGTAGTCTACCCTCACCTTTTATTCTTTGCCATTGATACAATTGATTACTGTCTCCTTCCTAGCTCCCTTCATATTCTACATTTCTGCCAATATCTTGATCTTTTCATAGGGCAAGGTAAGCACAAACCCTTGTCTACATTGCTACTGAAGTGAAACCCAAGCACATTTACTGGAACATACTTTTCCATCTTCCTCATCTTCCATGTTGTTTCCTTTATagcccctctgggcagagatcTATATTCTTCTCTTTTGTAGACTGTTACACTATATTAATGCTTATATTGTTAATAAGATCTtgtagcgtggtgtagtggttaagagcaggtgcactctaatctggagaaccgggtttgattccctgctctgtcacttgagctgtggagacttatctggtgaaccagattagcttgtgcactccaacacatgccagctggatgaccttggactagtcacagttctatggcgctctcagccccacccacctcacagggtgtttgttgtgagggggaagggaaaggagtttgtaagcccctttgagtctccttacaggagagaaagggggagtataaatccaactcttcttatgtGTAGAAAAGGATTGGGAGTGGTGAGATAAATCCAGATTGCAAGACCATGGGGCCACAGTTATTGCATATATTTAAGAATTTCTGCCTAACCAAGCATGAGCAGATAAATTAGGTAAACAAATTCTTGTTTTATACATTTAAAAGTGGACAGTCCTAATAAaacaagtacccagcttgctggaggtaaggtgtagatgactggggaaggcaatgataaaccatccTGTAAAACACAATCAGCCTAGCAAATGTTGCGCTataacatcaccccatgggtcagtaatgacctggtgtttgcaccTTTATCTTTTTACAGTTCTACACTAACAGAGTGTTGGGCCTAGTGTACCGTTTGAGTATCTGTCACTCAAATACATTGCGGGAACCATCAACCAAGAGAATGAGAATAGTAGCAGTAGCCAGGGAAATATAGAAAACAGCATGTTTTGTTCTCCAGaatcttttgttttctctttggagGCTGAATCCACACATCCCATGAACAGTACAATAGCACAACCTTTTGGTTTATCTCGACAAGTGCAAGTAACTGAAAGTGCCTCAGAACGGTTGCCCAGGCTTATATTAAACCAAACAGCCTTTTGCTAACAGGAAGGTAGGCATGAACATCTGCAATAGCAGTTTAGCTCCTTTTCACTTTTGTGCTGAAAGATGTGACCTGAACCTTTTATTCACCCCACTTTTTACCAGCAAGAGGAAGTTCTTACCTCCTGGCCTGCTCTCCAAACCTCATGGAAGCTCACATTCTATTCCCCTTGATTCTGTTTTGCCAAAGAGAACATGATAATCCTCTGCTGATTCTCATTTGACCTGGCAATTAAGGCTCCCCAGACATACTACAAACCATGGTTTAGTTTTAACTATGGTTATTTTGTGAAACCAAGATTCAGTGCCTGCTTTTGCTCTTTCAACCACAAAAATTCAGTTGGTATCTCCATTTGTGCTACGTCAAGGAACAACCAGGCCTTAAATTGGGACAAGTAAGAAGCATGCAGGGACATCTCATTTCTCCCTGTATCCCCTTcccactgtttttttctttccattcccTGTTAGTCTCTATAGCCTCTGCCATTTCctaacccttcttcttcttcccaggcaCCAGCCACTAACCTCAAACAGCCCCTGCCTTCAATTTTCCCGCCTTCCCTTGGTGGCATCTCCCCACAACTTGATTGGTAGCCCTTAAGTGCGCAGTGGCTGAGTGGTGTGAGTAGCAAGTCTCTAGACCTATCCCTGCTGAGTTTTCTTAAACAGAAATCATGATAGGGGAAGGGGACAGGACCCTTTGCAGTATTGTTTTGGGCACAAAGTCAGCCCCTGCTCACCATAGTTTTGCTTTATAGAAACCGAGGCTTTGAAAGCTCAGCAATTTTACGTGCCCCCACTCTTcaaccttccctttcccagcagACCCTATCTGagaaactatggcccagttgtgcagTGATGACCCAGGCATGTGCTGTGCCCCATGACCCCTTCCCTATACCCCTTCCTGACAATCTCTCTATCCTCACTTTTTGCTGCTTCTCATCCATAAACCAACATTTTTGGTccccattctatcctcacaacaatcctgtgaaataaGCTGAGAATATGTCACTGCCCAAGGACACCCTTTGAACTTCCATGGCAACATggtgatttgaacttgggtctcttagACTTCAGTCTgaaaccactacacaacactggcttttaTAGTGTGGCTGCAGTTAAACAGTAGCAGCAGCCAGTACTGGGTAAGTCATGCAAGTCACATGGTACCAAGTTGCCCAGTTGCTGATGCTAAGCATAGCCCCAAGAAGTCCTCCATTAGAAGCCAAgacagccctggaaaggaccctTCTCCCCACCTTTTATGAAGGCTTGAATGCTGCCAAGCAATACTATTATAATTGCCTAGCAACACTCACAATAGCCACTGAAAAGGCaatcatttcttaaagctataggcaCGATGTTCTATTATTTGGGGGCTTTTAATTCCATGATTTGACAGATTTTCCAGCAAATCTGGGATTTTTCTCAAGTTTGTAGCAAGGTTTGACTACTCTGCTAATGGCTGAAATTTCTAGATTCAAGCATCCATAGTTTTGGCCATGTTTACAATAAGACATGTGGATGGAGAAAATTGCTTTCACTCTTCCATCCCTTGTTCCTATTAGAAAAATTCACAACATGCTTGCATAATGAAGTTCAATACTTTACAATACTTTACAAAGTCCTTGTGTTCCCCACATATCCCCCAAGCTTGTGTTGACAGACACACTTTGTAAGTTCTGTGCTCAAAGGTGGGGATGGAAGAAAAAAGATGAGGGCACAAAAAAACAGAGCCGCTGAACTTTGAAATGTCCCCTGGGGACTCATTTATTCGGTGggtacaaaaataaaatcatataGCAGTACAGAAGCACCTCAGGGAAAAGCCATCATGATTAGGAAATAGCACAGCATTAACAGGGTCTAGTAAACAATTGGGTTTTCCTTTAAATAATCAGGGAGTTcaggaaaacaaaatggctgttccATCAACATTACCCCCAACAGAGAGTAACAGGAATGCTTAGCAATTCTACAGAGCTTTTTATCCAGAGGCTTCAAAACTTTATTCTGTAAACAAGCAGCTTCCCCATGGCAGATTTAGTGCTGCAGCAAGTAGCAAAGTGAAGCGTACCGTCAGAGATATTAAGCTGTGCCACCTACCTTTGATCTGCCATGGCTTATGCCACACATCCCCTGCACAACTTCCTGTATCAGGCATTCTGAAACTCCAAAACCTTTCTGTCTGAAACCACTCCTTTCCCATCATTTGTGGCATAAGAAAAGAGATAATATTAACAGAACCTGAGGAACTTGGTCTAGGAAGCCACACAGTCCTCCTATGAAGTCCTTGCATGAAGGCTGCTGGAAACATTAATGGCCCTTCATAAGGGCAAACTAAACTGGCACAACAAAAGTGATACTGTAATTTCAGAAATAATATATTCATGGCAAactgcatttgttttaaaaaatactttacaaTAGAATACATGGCATTTTTCCTACATTGCACCAGAAGTAATTTGGAAGCACTTTCAGTTGGTCTTAGAGGCAAAACAGGGAACTAAAAGACAAGCCACCATGGGCTTTCAAATCCCTCAAATATATTTTGTCACTGAATTGTCACTCTATTGCTTTCATATTTCTGAGTCTGCATACATCCCATTGATTAAATAGTCCACTTGAGTGTAGTCTTTCTTCCTGTAGCTCTCATATGCTTGTATGGCAAATAAAACTACAACTGTTATGAAAAATAGGACTCCGAAAAGAAGTGCTAAGAGCAAACTGACATCTACCTGCCAATAGGTACTCTCACTACTTAGGCCTTGGCTGTGTTGTACCGTTGCTGATTTGGGCAATCTTGTTGAACTTGTAACAGTCAGCACTGATGAAGGAGGGATATGAGTTGGTGTCATCACAAGTTGGCTGGTAGTCTGTGTGTGCTGTGTAGCAATGGAGGTTTCAGCACTCTTTGTAGAGACTGTGGGAGTTACCCTAACTGGATTAGATTTTGTCTTGTCTATCAACATTGTTTTATTATCTGATGTTGTTGTTGGTGTACTTTCTCCTGTAGTTGTCAGAGCTGTGCTGATCATTGTTGAATGGGGGCTCCACAGTGGTGGACTGCTGCTTGCTCTTGCAGTTGTTAGAGGTGTGCTTGTAACTACTGAACGAGGCCTTGATGTTGGTGGACTATGGGTTGCTCGAGATGTATTTGTAACTGTAGAGTGGGTTCCCACTGTCGGTGGACCATGTGTAGTTGCTTCTGCAATTGAGCTTGCTGGTGATGAGGGACTTTGTACAGAGCTTGTTGGCACAGAAAGTTTAGGAGACGTAGGTGGAAGTGTGGGAGGCACTAAATCCTTCACTGGTGTGGGTTCAATACTCTTGGAAAGTTCTACTGATGTCATTTTCTCAGTTGGTCCCAAAGTTAGCTCCTTGTTACCTATTCCTTTTGATATTGCCGTACTCTCAGTATTAAGGCTTGGATGTATGTGGTATGTGGTAGCTATTGTTGTATGAGGAGGGGTGTTGGGAAATGAAGAGACAGTTGATTTATTAACAATTGTGGTTATATTGTTATGAATGCCACTCAGGGCCATTGCTCCCATTTTAAGTTGCGTAGTGGTAGTGTTGTTCATAATCATTACAGGTCGGCTGATCCCGTTATCATCAGATATCTTACTTGCTTGAGTTGAAAGAGGCCCCTCTGTATAATTTTTAATAAGACGGTTCTTATCAGTCAGCATCTTTGGTTGTCCTTTGGACTCTTCTGTGTTATTGGGCTGTGGGGTTATTCCAGTGTCTCTTCTTTTACGGGTCAATAATTcttaaacaacaaaaaacaaagatatgataagaatataagaagaactGAGCTGGGCCAGaaaagtggtccatctagtcctgtaCCCTGTCTCTCACAGAGGCAAACAGTTTCTCttgaggtccaacaacagggcatagaggccaaggccttcccccaatgttgcctcctgacactgGGATCCAGAAATTTAATG contains these protein-coding regions:
- the LG02H11orf24 gene encoding uncharacterized protein C11orf24 homolog; this encodes MWTAIVFFLLVSLCISENRDSILKRSGAQVAWINLHSSEKHCRQACRGTTVSGNHYCWSVLYQNCCVLLHCPQLNACQKASTQDVKELMRELLTRKRRDTGITPQPNNTEESKGQPKMLTDKNRLIKNYTEGPLSTQASKISDDNGISRPVMIMNNTTTTQLKMGAMALSGIHNNITTIVNKSTVSSFPNTPPHTTIATTYHIHPSLNTESTAISKGIGNKELTLGPTEKMTSVELSKSIEPTPVKDLVPPTLPPTSPKLSVPTSSVQSPSSPASSIAEATTHGPPTVGTHSTVTNTSRATHSPPTSRPRSVVTSTPLTTARASSSPPLWSPHSTMISTALTTTGESTPTTTSDNKTMLIDKTKSNPVRVTPTVSTKSAETSIATQHTQTTSQLVMTPTHIPPSSVLTVTSSTRLPKSATVQHSQGLSSESTYWQVDVSLLLALLFGVLFFITVVVLFAIQAYESYRKKDYTQVDYLINGMYADSEI